The genomic region tccagtttaataacatctttcctatagcaggctgaccaatttcttctctcagaaggttgcacatctttagaattctctgtccCTAGGGAGCTGTGAATGCTGAGAATATTAAGAATATTCGAAGTtgagatagataaatttttggaCAAATGGGgagtcaaggattatggggatcaGGAACGAAAATGCAGCTGCAGCTGAGATCAGAGCAgccgtgaccttattgaatggcaggggaggcttttgttcctatttcttacctGGTTTTACAAGGTGGCAGATGCTTGTACCTTCTATGCATGTGTGTCTGTTTTCTTCTCCCTAGATGGAGGAGTACCTTACAACCTTCGGCATCTTGTTGGCCAGTCTCCTCCTGCTTTTCTTCCTGCTCCCTATCCTGCTTAAAAGCAACAGTACAGCAGCAATTTTCTGGCACACTGTCCTTGAAGAGAAGATGGCAGAGCTTATAACTGGGACGAGCAGAGAGCACAGAATTTTAGAATATGTGTTGCGAAATGCTGTGCAAGGTGATGCAAAGAGCATAGTGGACAATGTTGACAGATACTGCAGAGAGAAGGAATGGGCAATGAATGTAGGGGATGAGAAAGGTAGGCTTTTTTATCTTCAACAACCTCATGATTACATTGTAGTGGCATTATAGCAATATTGAACACATCATTTTGTTGTGGTTCTTGTTATCTAGATATTTGGCACAGCCCAAACCCCAAAATTACTTAGAGACGCAAAATCAAATTCAGTAATCTCAGACAACTGACCTGTCCTCTTTGTGTCCGAATTGGCCAGTTCTACTGTAAGGTTATCCATTTAtaatgtgttttctctctccacagacactgcctgacctgctggacatttccagcattctcctgttGGTTCTAGgcttcagcaacagctctgacctgcattccaCGGCTTTTACTCATCCTTTATTGGtttctctttcttctccctctctctctctctcacttccctcACTTATCTATTAATCATACTACTCCGTAAACATTCGGATCACCTgggtaaccctggcctcaccgtatcggagatattccctttgtcccatccattccTCCCCCTTCCTTTTTGCAAATGATATCTAACTAACTTTGCTTTTGCAGCTTTTGTggttttgatgaagagtctttgacctgaagctgtttctctctccactgacacagctgagcgtttccagcgttttctgttttttttaaattcagcatAAAGATAACTCTCAcgcattaaataaaaacagataatgctgaaaacactcagccggtcaggcaacattggtggaaagagaaacagggttaacatttcaggttatagacccttcttcagaacagagTTACAAATctcttgaacctgaaatgttaaccgtgtttctctttccatgagtgctgcctgacctgctgagtgtttctagcactttctgcttttatttcagatttccagcgtctgcagttttattgatctTTATTCACCTACCTATTGCCTTCAACATGGAACTATGCACAAAGGTGTTTCAAAGTGgcataaagaaaaaataaattcacaataaattaactgcaacataatatttcAGAGACCTTAGTTTTTATATTGATTGTGCTCTATCTCCGGATACAACAAAGCCTCCAACATTGAAGCCTCGAGCAAAATCCCAACGAAGACCCATCAAGTAGTTTGGGACATCTGCATTTCTGCGAGAGTCCCAGAATTCTTGATAAGATAGAGGAGGGGATTGAGGACAGGAGGGCAGAACGCAGAGTTACGTATTGAACTGAcagcatttctcaggaaaatctgAGCCAATGTTGTACGAGGATtcttaatgatctgtatggatggcttgcaaaactaagtttttcattgtagcgcagtatatgtgacaataataaactaataccaataccaattaatgcTACATACTAATTTTTAGAGCACAATGTTTGTGCTCCTTTATATAGGACAGGTCAAAAACAAATGGAGTCCAGAAGGGGTACCAGCATAATCTATAAACtagttattaaaaaaataaaaatctcctTCAGTCAGAGACAAATAAGTTAAAAGAAAACTAATGTAATCTCAGAGGAAAGGGTCTACCTTATCCATAGACGCAATGCACTTTGCCTGGAACAGAAAGCAGTGAACATTTGAATAAGAattgaaaacgctggaaacacactgaaggccgggcagcatctgtagttcaAGGCACAgagcaaatgtttcaggtcacaatGGTGCTCGATTCTTAGAGGCCCTtgccaaaaagaaaaaaataaatacttgGATCATATTGAATCCACTGTTCACAGACAGAAGCACTGAATTGTGATTCCTAGATTTCAACTGCAAATGGGATTTTGATGCAAAGTTCCTTTAACGCTGGACAAAAGAGTTACTTTATTATGTGCCAATATGACCTTTCTTGGTCAAAgtagttttgattttcattgagctTCAATAAGCTGCCAGGTCGTTCTGGCTTCACTGATAAGATCTGTGTGGGGTTCACGCCTTAAATAACAAATGACACCCATGATTAATGAACCATATGAGAAGACAATGTACTTCAGCTGAAACGTGGAGCTGAGTACTGCGTTCCTGTCTGTTACCATGGTAGCTATCTACTGGCTAGGCTGAGTCAAGGGACATTGTAGATTACCTGCCAAATTCAATATAAAAGAAACTGATATGATCACAGAATAATTTATCCTTTGATGGTAAAATGCTATAAGAAATTGTTTTCAAGAGAAAGGTAGAAGCATTGATCTAAGCCATTATGCAAGTCCAAGTTTGTAAATAGGattaaaattttcaaattaaatgtGTTAGTGAACAGGGAttccaagttttttttcatttaagtcTATTGTTATTTGTTCCTGCTTTACTGAGGGACACCTTCCAAGCAAAGACTCCTCTTGTTATTTCACAATGGAGTGTGCTCAAGTTTCACAAGAGGGGTTCATAAAGGCAAAACCCCTGGACACACTCCAGTACTGATCTGAGCCACACACACAGGCAAGGTCCTGATCTGTGCACATTCAGCTGGTCTCACTCAAAAGGCTTGCCTGCATTTAGTTTCAACCTTGGTTGGGcaggagagaaaacaaagcagTCAGtcaatgtggaaaagaaagtaaactgcagatactggaatgtaaatcaaaaatagaactgctgtaagaactcagccagtcaggcagcatctggtctagtgaaagatctttgacctgaaacgctgactggtTTCTCTTCTACTTGCTTGACcggctgacttcttccagcatttcttttgtttttctttgtgagTCAGTCAAGGTTCCTGCTCAGGAATATCATCCAGTCAGATCTGCTGAAAACTGTACACACTAACTGAAGGGCAGTATCTGatcaattgtattgaatagttTGTCGAAACTTGTACATGGCCAACTTGGCATGAACCAGTGTCGTATCCCTGCTCAAATCATGATTTTCAGTAAAGACAATGAAAACTCAGGAATGATAATTACAAGAGGGtcacaataaactgcagatgctgaaacctggagcaaaaagcaagacgctggaggaactcagcgggtcaggcagcatctgtggagggaaatggacagtcgacgtttcaggtcgagacccttcatctggactgaaagagtagaggggagacagccagtataaagaggtgagagggaggggtgaggcgagAGCTGGCAAGCATTAGGTAGATTCAGGTGAGGAGGcgttgatgagcagatggagtcaggtgggggtgGGTAGGGTAGGGATGcgagagaggctgggaggtgacagctgggggcaacaaagggctgcagatgacagaatctgataagaaaggaaggtgaagggaAACAaatgtggggagggcagatgggagcagtggaggaggggacccagtgggaggagtgtgagtgatgggcggatggagtgggtggggaaagagaaagaaactgggagatagtgggctgggatggggagggggttggaaagaagggtgagTGGGGTAGATGAGGAGgacagagaaagggacagagggggagaagtttacctgaaattggagcattcaatgtccatgccattgggctgtagacGACCCAGGTGCAATACGAGGGGCTGATcatctagtttgcgtttggcctcaccctggcagtggaggaggccaagaacaggcaggtcagtgtgggaatgaggaggggaattgaaatggctatAATTACAAATCCACTCCCTATTGTTGACCCAAAGCCCTGCAACACACAATGTTCCTTAAGAGAAAATCTAAATTAACTCCAGGCTGACACCAATCAGCTGTCACTCTTTCAATGGCTAACAATGATTCTTTGCGAGAATTGTGATCAATTCTGTCGTAGCCGCAGATAGAATTCCATAACTGCACAATAACAAAGAGTTTGGTTGGGTGGAGTTGTGGGAAAGATTACATAAAGTCAATTAAAAACGTGATATTATTATAATCCTTTCACCAAAAATGTTTGCACAGACTATCCATCCCTTTCTGTTTAATGATGAGTAACAGTGAACATCCTGCCCTGCCGAAGGAACCAAGAGCTAATCTGAAAAGCTTCATAAGACCTTTATCAAAATGTCACAATTCTTGCAAAGAATTATTGTTAGCCATTGATATTTGGGGATGATGATATAGTGCTTGTATTCTACAACTTGTAAGGCCAAGACTATTGACCCAAAGACATGGGTTCAAACCTTAACAAGCCAGCAGGcaagttcaagtaattaagtagGTTTGGAATAAAAATGGTAACGGTGGCTATGaactagattgtcataaaaacaccCTGTTAGAAATGCTGTACCCACCTACttacctatgatgctgctgctagcTTGTTTGCCTTGCTGTTCCTGTGCacgtgataataaactcaacattaatccttaactgccctctgaaatgtgaGCCACTGTTCAGGGGACACGGGTGGAAATGGATTCTAATATTTCTCACAGCTCAGgaggcccattgaatctatgccggCTCCCCTCAcgcccattcccccacatttccacctaacctgttctctcttacatgcccatcaattccctatcgcccacctacactagggccaATCTACAGTAACCAGCTCATCCTCAGGgcgtgggaggaagccagagcacccaggggaaacccacacggtcacagaaagaatgtgcaaaccccacacagtgagggacaataaatgctagccttgctcaTGTGATCTGCACCCTGTGAACAACTTTAGTAACAGACATTTGTTGCAAGAGGTTCTCTCACCACAGACTATTTGATACCTGCTTGAAGGATGATAACAAGAGTGGGTAACTATGATTGGGAGACCTGTCTCAAGTGCCGGGAGTAAACAGCAACAGAAACTGTTTTGCCCTActctcctgtttctgtgttataactGCTATGTGTCTCAATGCAGGTCAAATTTTGGACAGGGTGTTGGAAGAGGCAAACCCTTCGACCGTGCTAGAGCTGGGGACCTACTGTGGTTACTCGGCCCTACGCATGGTCTGTGTGCTTAAACCTGGTGCTCGCCTGCTGACCATTGAGTTCAATCCTGCCAATGCAAGTGTGGCAAAGCAGATCTTCCACTTCGCTGGAGTTGAGGGCAAGGTAAAACTCCACAAGGAGAAATTCAGTCATTCATTCAAACAAAAATCTACTTTTCCACCTTATCTTATGGATTCCCATTAATTTACTGTTGGCCAATTTCGGTGCAAAGTATCAAAAATTTGATATTTCTGAAAAATACTTTaatgggatctgagaggtaaatatattttcataatgtctttcatgatctcaggacatcccaaagtgcttcaaagCCAATTAAAATACTTCCAGTAGTGGGCAGCCACAGTGTAATAGATGGGAATCACTGATCCACACAGAGAAACAGACCTCAGTATTAAGCTGCCACAAGACAGAAGATCTTTTCATGTCTGAAACCGGTTTCATTATTATTGAGAAAGAATGGGTAAAAAGATTTGCCAGGGTTCTAACTCCTTCAAGAAAACCAAGGCGTCCACTGTTGGAAGGAGTGGGTTCACTTGCAACAGTCCCGTGTGGAGTTCAGCCCACATTGGCTTGAATTGTAATGTGAAGAAAAGGTAAGTGATTACTCTGGGGTAGGGTGAACAGCGGAGTGCGCCATTGGTGAATAGAAGCTGCTGTCCATGACCTTACTGTCAGAAGACTATTAATCTGTTCAAATTTATTTCACAATGAAGTGGTATTTCAATGACAGGGCCAACAATGGGAGCCAAGACCCACTTCTTTCCAGCAGCCTACATGCCAATTTACACAGTTTTGTCCAATATTCTACCCAATCTCTTTATTTATCTCCTGCTCCAATGACTTCAGGTGGAACTTCTGGAAGGTGCATCTGAAGACATTATCCCTCAACTTAAGAAGCAGCACAAGGTAGACACGGTGGATTTTGTTTTCCTCGATCACTGGAAGGACCGTTATCAGCCTGACACCCGACTCCTGGAGGTAAGACTTTGGTTTGCAAGGTCTCATAGGAAGTTGCGGAATGAGGGCCATTCAGCCTATATTGTTGATGTCAAGTAAAAGGAGCAATTCAGGAGAGACCCACATCCTGCCCCATGGTACAGAGCCCATTACTTTATTGTTTCAGTGCTTACCTagataattagagtcatagaataatacagcacggaaacaggccctttggcccaactggtccacgccaactctgtttcccagcgagctagtcccatctgcctgtgtttggcccatagccctctaaacctctcctatccatgtacttatccaggtggcttttaaatgttgctaatatgcccgcttcaaccactatttctggcagctcattccaaatacgcaccaccctttgcatgaagaagctgcccctgatgtcccttgaATGAAAGGCTTGACAGAAAAGGAGCGTCCTATGccctcttaaatctatgccctcttgtttttagcaccccgggaaaaagactacatgctttcaccctgtctatgcccctcatgatctatcaggtcacccctcaatctcctacgtacCAATTCTTAaatgtgatgggggggggggggggtttgcctTCATCACTCTCTCTGACAGTGAACTccagttcctccaacaccttctgggtgaaaatattgttTCTCAAATTCCCTGTGATTCTTTTATCTATGTCCCTAGTTATGACCTCTCTGCTAAGGAAACAGGGACCACAGGGAACAGCaaatggtgggaagagaaacagagtcaaattttcaggtcaaaggcccttcatcagaactgggaaggagacaaaagaagctcgctaagctgcagggagggtgggggctggatgtctctgatagggtaaaactggagtGACCATGGCGATGAGctgcaaacaaggttatctggtcagtgagtgaatgggagcagttagagagtgagaacatagacaaaagaatggaggagttgagaaatgcagagcaggaggacatgcctgGCAGATCGGGCTGGACATGTCATTATatttagaacataaaagcaaggatgtactgctgaggctttataaggtgttggtcagaccacatttagaatattgtgagcaatgttggttcctgtatctaaggaaggatatgctggcttgggagagggtccagaggaggttcacaggaatgatcccgggaatgaaaggcttgacggACGAGGAccgtttgatgcctctgggcctgtactcagtggagttcagaaggatgaggggggatctcattgaaacctaccggatactgaaaggcctggatagagtggatgtggagaggatgtttccattagtaggagagtctaggatctgagggcacagcctcagaataaagagacgtccctttaaaactgagatgaggaggaatttcttcagccagagggtggcgaatctgtggaattcattgttcatgatgtttgttgtttgcaaaTTGGCTGATGTATTTCCCACATTCTAACAGTGTCCACACTTCAAAAGTTGCCATTAATTGTGAACTATTATGGGGTAATCTGAAAGGGATGCAAAAGATGCTCTGTTAAACTGTCCTTCTTTAAGAATACAATTTAAATCAGAGTAGAAAGACTTCTACTGCCAACAACCTGAGGTACAGGCTAATTAATAGGAATGgatttaaatgtaaaatatagCTCAAGGTTCCATGCTCTACACCCTGTGATTGCAGAAGGAGAAATACTtggaatcaaaacagaaaactctgaaaacattcagtaggtcaggcagcacctgacaaagggttttcaacttgaagcattaactctgtttcactttccacagacactgcctgacctgctgagtgtttccagcattttctgtttttatttttgatttccagtatcagcaggttttcaaatgaaatgttttggACTTCCCAGcaactgtggtgtgtgtgtgtgtgtgtgtgtgtgtgtgtgtgtgtgtgtgtgtgtgtgtgtgtgtgtgtgtgtgtgtgtgtgtgtgtgtgtgtgtgtgtgtgtgtgtgtgtgtgtgtgtttgtggtaaAG from Pristis pectinata isolate sPriPec2 chromosome 17, sPriPec2.1.pri, whole genome shotgun sequence harbors:
- the LOC127579524 gene encoding catechol O-methyltransferase-like, whose protein sequence is MEEYLTTFGILLASLLLLFFLLPILLKSNSTAAIFWHTVLEEKMAELITGTSREHRILEYVLRNAVQGDAKSIVDNVDRYCREKEWAMNVGDEKGQILDRVLEEANPSTVLELGTYCGYSALRMVCVLKPGARLLTIEFNPANASVAKQIFHFAGVEGKVELLEGASEDIIPQLKKQHKVDTVDFVFLDHWKDRYQPDTRLLEECSLLRKGSVLLADNVISPGAPEFLQYVRNNPHYECTHYASHLEYTKLKDGMEKAVFKG